A single window of Hymenobacter sp. APR13 DNA harbors:
- a CDS encoding winged helix-turn-helix transcriptional regulator: MKNSVCSLHATMELIGGKWKPLLLFHLLEGPQRSGVLQRMVPEISNKMFTQTMRELEHDQLLTRTVHAAVPPQVDYDLTTLGKSLAPILRDLDQWGKQFIS; encoded by the coding sequence ATGAAGAATTCCGTTTGCTCCCTGCACGCAACGATGGAGTTAATTGGTGGCAAGTGGAAGCCCCTGCTGCTATTCCATCTGCTGGAAGGACCGCAACGGTCCGGGGTACTTCAGCGCATGGTACCGGAGATATCCAACAAGATGTTTACCCAGACAATGCGGGAACTGGAACACGACCAATTACTGACCCGCACTGTACACGCGGCCGTGCCGCCCCAGGTAGACTATGACCTTACTACACTCGGCAAGTCGCTGGCTCCTATTCTGCGCGACCTGGATCAGTGGGGTAAACAGTTCATTTCCTAG
- a CDS encoding VWA domain-containing protein, which translates to MTPATNTATRWKLVLGSEADAQNQIAFDADYKGMDDVLTSLYDQSERKAGLGGSAPRVSRWLGDIRTYFPTDVVAVMQRDAMDRLGLHQLLLEPEILRTVQADVQLVGMLMSLSRVMPQKVKHTAREVVSRVVKELEQKLSNPLRQAVQGALSRAVRNPRPRYREIDWAATIRVNLRHYQPAQRTIVPERLVGFGRRGQALKEIVLCVDQSGSMASSVVYAGVFGAVLASIKAVKTHMVVFDTSVVNLSEDLQDPVDLLFGVQLGGGTDINLALGYCQQLITRPTDTILVLISDLYEGGNEQQMLKKAAALRAAGVTVVALLALSDDGAPSFDRRVAEQLAALDIPSFACTPHQFPGLMAAAIQGGKLQV; encoded by the coding sequence ATGACTCCCGCCACCAACACCGCCACCCGCTGGAAGCTCGTGCTTGGCTCTGAGGCCGACGCGCAGAACCAGATTGCCTTCGATGCCGACTATAAAGGCATGGACGATGTGCTGACCTCGCTCTATGACCAGTCGGAGCGCAAGGCCGGGCTGGGCGGCTCCGCGCCGCGCGTGAGCCGCTGGCTGGGCGACATCCGCACCTACTTCCCCACCGACGTGGTGGCCGTGATGCAGCGCGACGCCATGGACCGCCTGGGGCTGCACCAGCTGCTGCTGGAGCCCGAGATTCTGCGCACGGTGCAAGCCGATGTGCAGCTGGTGGGCATGCTCATGTCCTTGAGCCGGGTGATGCCCCAGAAGGTGAAGCACACCGCCCGCGAGGTGGTGAGCCGGGTGGTGAAGGAGCTGGAGCAGAAACTCTCGAACCCGCTGCGGCAGGCCGTGCAGGGCGCCCTGAGTCGGGCCGTGCGCAACCCCCGCCCCCGCTACCGCGAAATCGACTGGGCCGCCACCATCCGGGTGAACCTGCGGCACTACCAGCCGGCCCAGCGCACCATCGTGCCCGAGCGGCTGGTGGGCTTTGGGCGGCGCGGGCAGGCGCTCAAGGAAATTGTGCTGTGTGTGGACCAGAGCGGGTCCATGGCCTCGTCGGTGGTATACGCGGGCGTGTTCGGGGCGGTGCTGGCCTCCATCAAGGCCGTGAAAACGCACATGGTGGTATTTGACACCAGCGTGGTGAACCTCTCCGAGGATCTGCAGGACCCGGTGGATTTGCTGTTTGGGGTGCAACTGGGCGGCGGCACCGACATCAACCTGGCCCTGGGCTACTGCCAGCAGCTCATCACCCGCCCCACCGACACCATTCTGGTGCTCATCAGCGACCTGTACGAGGGCGGCAACGAGCAGCAGATGCTCAAAAAAGCTGCCGCCCTGCGCGCCGCGGGCGTTACAGTGGTAGCCCTGCTGGCCCTCTCCGACGACGGCGCCCCCAGCTTCGATAGGCGCGTGGCCGAGCAGCTGGCTGCCCTCGATATTCCCAGCTTCGCCTGCACCCCGCACCAGTTTCCAGGCCTGATGGCGGCGGCCATTCAGGGCGGCAAGCTGCAGGTGTAG
- a CDS encoding Imm51 family immunity protein, protein MPTTFPFQVADLADKAEPGRQERILVNLTNLEDYYNVFEKHGFSGNGASWAEHIETILEEHAPALLDHVELAGQGDIFLAFTDGPAATEQFLALIQPIFGDLGSLNKYLAQADPGDFFE, encoded by the coding sequence ATGCCTACTACTTTCCCTTTCCAGGTGGCTGATTTAGCCGACAAGGCCGAGCCCGGCCGCCAGGAGCGCATCCTGGTGAACCTCACCAACCTGGAGGACTACTACAACGTGTTCGAGAAGCACGGCTTCAGCGGCAACGGCGCCAGCTGGGCCGAGCACATCGAAACCATCCTGGAGGAGCATGCCCCGGCCCTGCTCGACCACGTGGAGCTGGCCGGCCAGGGCGACATCTTCCTGGCCTTCACCGACGGCCCCGCCGCCACCGAGCAGTTCCTGGCCCTCATCCAACCCATTTTCGGCGACCTGGGCAGCCTCAACAAATACCTCGCCCAGGCCGATCCAGGGGACTTTTTTGAGTGA
- a CDS encoding DUF5682 family protein, whose product MPTDLRLFGIRHHGPGSAASLVHALDAYQPDVVLLECPADAEAALAAALHPEMVPPVALLVYNPKQHQQASFLPFAEFSPEWQALHWCHRHGAHLRCFDLPMALRFGMPDEVPDVASLPLPPSEPALEADFNSPTEAPDQGVELGLEASSPSLPERGLGGEAPDQDSAAEVLRDPISYLAELDGYADGERWWELRLEQAPGHADTFAVVLDLMTALREELNLPETEETLLREAFMRETLRATLRQGYQRVAVVCGAWHAPVLQPELLKKEDKARLKGLKKVATAATWIPWTFERLSTASGYGAGVGSPAWYELLFTTPRAEVVTHWMVRAARLLRTRDLDASAAHAIEGVRLAHTLAAVRGRELPGIEELQEAAVAILGGGYPETLELVQRELVVGERLGAVPPEQPATPLQQDVQLQQKATRLKPEATARTLDLDLRKELDLSRSHLLHRLRLLDIRWGQSRRAHGKAGTFHELWELQWQPEYALQVLDAGRWGNTVLTAAAARAASRAAEAPDLEAVSQLLEEALQADLGPAIGALVARLETLSAGTRDVTHLLAALPPLVNVLRYGNVRRTETAQVATVVHHLVPRLCIGLPPACTGLDYDAARQLLPRLEGSHQAIRLLQDEAQETDWYAALAVVLRNPASSGLLAGAAGRLLFDAHRLSPEEAATALGLALSPAQPTSYATAWLEGFLSGSALLLLHHRPLFDLLDDWLGTLPEDTFREIVPLLRRAFTDFSLPERRQLLDLARQDAQPALAVAEEDFDLERGLRVLPGLRELLGY is encoded by the coding sequence ATGCCCACCGACCTCCGCCTTTTCGGTATCCGCCACCACGGGCCTGGCAGCGCCGCCAGCCTCGTGCACGCCCTCGACGCCTACCAGCCCGACGTGGTGCTGCTGGAGTGCCCCGCCGATGCGGAGGCCGCGCTGGCCGCCGCCCTGCACCCCGAGATGGTGCCACCGGTGGCCTTGCTCGTGTACAACCCCAAACAGCACCAGCAGGCCTCGTTTCTGCCCTTCGCCGAGTTTTCGCCCGAGTGGCAGGCCCTGCACTGGTGCCACCGCCACGGCGCCCACCTGCGCTGCTTCGACCTGCCCATGGCCCTGCGCTTCGGGATGCCGGATGAAGTGCCTGACGTTGCGTCTCTCCCCTTGCCCCCCTCGGAACCAGCTCTGGAAGCTGACTTCAACTCACCCACGGAAGCGCCAGATCAGGGTGTAGAGCTAGGATTGGAAGCTAGTTCCCCCTCTCTACCGGAGAGGGGGCTAGGGGGTGAGGCACCGGATCAGGACTCAGCGGCTGAGGTCCTCCGGGACCCCATCTCCTACCTGGCCGAGCTCGACGGCTACGCCGACGGGGAGCGGTGGTGGGAGCTGCGCCTGGAGCAGGCCCCCGGCCACGCCGACACCTTTGCCGTGGTACTGGACCTGATGACGGCCCTGCGCGAGGAGCTGAACCTGCCCGAAACCGAGGAAACCCTGCTGCGCGAGGCCTTCATGCGCGAAACCCTGCGCGCCACCCTGCGCCAGGGCTACCAGCGCGTGGCGGTGGTGTGCGGGGCCTGGCACGCCCCGGTACTGCAGCCCGAGCTGCTCAAGAAAGAAGATAAAGCCCGCCTCAAGGGCCTGAAAAAGGTAGCCACCGCCGCCACCTGGATTCCGTGGACGTTTGAGCGCCTGTCCACCGCCTCGGGCTACGGGGCGGGCGTGGGGTCGCCGGCCTGGTACGAGCTGCTGTTTACCACGCCCCGCGCCGAGGTGGTGACGCACTGGATGGTGCGCGCCGCCCGCCTGCTCCGCACCCGCGACCTGGATGCCTCCGCCGCCCACGCCATCGAGGGCGTACGCCTGGCCCACACCCTGGCCGCCGTGCGCGGCCGCGAGCTGCCGGGCATCGAGGAGCTGCAGGAAGCCGCCGTGGCCATCCTGGGCGGGGGCTACCCCGAAACTCTGGAGCTGGTGCAGCGCGAGCTGGTGGTGGGCGAGCGGCTGGGCGCAGTGCCGCCCGAGCAGCCCGCCACGCCGTTGCAGCAGGACGTGCAGCTGCAGCAGAAAGCCACCCGCCTCAAGCCCGAAGCCACCGCCCGCACCCTCGACCTGGATTTGCGCAAGGAGCTGGATCTGAGCCGCAGCCACCTGCTGCACCGCCTGCGCCTGCTTGATATCCGCTGGGGCCAGTCGCGCCGGGCCCACGGCAAAGCCGGCACTTTCCACGAGCTGTGGGAGCTGCAGTGGCAGCCCGAGTACGCCCTGCAGGTGCTCGACGCGGGCCGCTGGGGCAACACCGTGCTGACCGCCGCCGCTGCCCGGGCCGCCAGTCGCGCCGCCGAGGCCCCCGACCTAGAAGCCGTAAGCCAGCTGCTGGAAGAAGCCCTGCAGGCCGACCTCGGCCCGGCCATTGGGGCGCTGGTGGCCCGGCTCGAAACCCTCTCGGCCGGCACCCGCGACGTGACGCACCTGCTGGCGGCCCTGCCCCCGCTGGTGAACGTGCTGCGCTACGGCAACGTGCGCCGCACCGAAACCGCCCAGGTAGCCACCGTGGTGCACCACCTGGTGCCGCGCCTGTGCATCGGCCTGCCGCCGGCCTGCACCGGCCTCGACTACGACGCGGCCCGCCAGCTGCTGCCTCGTCTCGAAGGCAGCCACCAGGCCATCCGGCTGCTGCAGGACGAAGCCCAGGAAACCGACTGGTACGCGGCCCTGGCCGTGGTGCTGCGCAACCCGGCTTCGTCGGGGCTGCTGGCCGGGGCGGCGGGGCGGCTGTTGTTTGATGCCCACCGCCTCAGTCCGGAGGAAGCCGCCACGGCGCTGGGCCTGGCCCTCTCGCCGGCCCAGCCTACCAGTTACGCCACGGCTTGGCTGGAAGGCTTCCTCAGCGGCAGCGCTCTGCTGCTGCTTCACCACCGCCCCCTCTTCGACCTGCTCGATGACTGGCTAGGCACGCTGCCCGAAGACACCTTCCGCGAAATCGTGCCCCTGCTGCGCCGCGCCTTCACCGATTTCAGCCTGCCCGAACGCCGCCAGCTGCTCGACCTCGCCCGGCAAGACGCCCAGCCGGCCCTGGCCGTAGCGGAGGAAGATTTTGACCTGGAACGGGGCCTGCGGGTACTGCCGGGCCTACGGGAGCTGCTGGGCTATTGA
- a CDS encoding ATP-binding protein: MPTTPETAVLRPHAEDVYAEELAALRAADHDRPKPPNWHLSPWATVTYLLGGKLDNGFEIEPKYIGQRRLMEIAVATLATDRALLLLGVPGTAKSWVSEHLTAAISGRSDLLVQGTAGTSEDAIRYSWNYARLIAEGPSLGALVPSPLFKGMQEGRLVRLEELTRIPSDVQDTLITMLSEKVLPIPELSTEVQAVSGFNVIATANDRDKGVNELSSALRRRFNMVVLPLPTSAEEEVRIVQTRVEKQGKALQLPVEAPALEQISRLVTIFRELRSGVTENGKTKLKSPSGTLSTGEAISVMNSGLALAAYFGDGSLRAHDLAAGLTGAVLKDPVQDRTVWLEYLETVVKERDGWKDLYRACREVVE, from the coding sequence ATGCCTACCACGCCCGAAACCGCCGTCCTGCGCCCGCACGCCGAGGATGTGTACGCCGAAGAGCTGGCCGCTTTGCGCGCCGCCGACCACGACCGGCCCAAGCCCCCAAACTGGCACCTCTCGCCCTGGGCCACCGTCACCTACCTGCTGGGCGGCAAGCTGGATAACGGGTTTGAAATCGAGCCCAAGTACATCGGGCAGCGGCGGCTGATGGAAATTGCCGTGGCCACCCTGGCTACCGACCGCGCCCTGCTGCTGCTGGGCGTGCCGGGCACGGCCAAAAGCTGGGTATCGGAGCACCTGACGGCGGCCATCAGCGGCCGGTCGGATTTGCTGGTGCAGGGCACGGCGGGCACTTCCGAGGACGCCATTCGCTACTCCTGGAACTACGCCCGCCTCATTGCCGAAGGGCCTTCTTTGGGCGCGCTGGTGCCCTCGCCCCTGTTCAAGGGCATGCAGGAAGGCCGGCTGGTGCGCCTCGAGGAGCTCACCCGCATCCCCTCCGACGTGCAGGACACGCTCATCACCATGCTCTCCGAAAAAGTGCTGCCCATCCCGGAGCTTTCCACCGAGGTGCAGGCCGTGAGCGGCTTCAACGTCATTGCCACCGCCAACGACCGGGACAAGGGCGTGAACGAGCTCAGCAGCGCGCTGCGCCGCCGCTTCAACATGGTGGTGCTGCCCCTGCCGACCTCCGCGGAGGAGGAAGTGCGCATCGTGCAGACGCGGGTGGAAAAGCAGGGCAAGGCGCTGCAGCTGCCCGTGGAGGCCCCGGCCCTGGAGCAGATCAGCCGCCTCGTGACCATCTTCCGGGAGCTGCGCTCGGGCGTGACGGAGAACGGCAAAACCAAGCTCAAAAGTCCCAGCGGCACGCTCAGCACCGGCGAGGCCATTTCAGTGATGAACAGCGGCCTGGCCCTGGCCGCCTACTTCGGCGACGGCAGCCTACGCGCCCACGACCTGGCCGCCGGCCTCACCGGTGCCGTGCTCAAAGACCCCGTGCAGGACCGCACCGTCTGGCTGGAATACCTCGAAACCGTGGTAAAAGAGCGCGACGGCTGGAAAGACCTCTACCGCGCCTGCCGGGAGGTGGTGGAGTAA